A region from the Vicia villosa cultivar HV-30 ecotype Madison, WI linkage group LG3, Vvil1.0, whole genome shotgun sequence genome encodes:
- the LOC131659846 gene encoding uncharacterized protein LOC131659846, with protein sequence MALEANSNMINMAPKATLIENIGQIGQPTALESRRLDCIYDDEPLGFEKDPGDGDFLGFVVHKKGIEINQNKTKAIWNTKAPTTKKELQSLLGKINFLRQFVSNMNGKTMAFSPLLYLGKESKFKWEHHHQEAFDFLKDYLMKPPMLAPSSRNKSMKLYISASESTLGSMLAQDDENGVERAIYYLSRVLNNVETRYIAIENMCLCLYFSCSKIKQYIKPVEVYVYSHFDVIKHMLSKPILHNQTGKWALALTKYSLTYVPLKAVKGQIVPDFIADHSVVDITEAYVGTRSWQLFFDGSRHKEGTGVGIFVVSPDGIPTKFRYRIKGDCSNNEAEYEALIIGLQIMLNVGIRDVDIKGDSELVVKQLTKEYKCVKENLVRYVATSLALVSKYDNTSIKHIRRVDNQEANDLG encoded by the exons ATGGCTTTAGAGGCCAATAGTAACATGATAAATATGGCACCTAAAGCCACATTGATAGAAAATATTGGCCAAATCGGCCAACCAACAGCTTTAGAAAGTCGGAGGCTTGATTGCATTTATGATGATGAGCCTTTGGGGTTTGAAAAAGACCCAGGAGATG GCGACTTTTTAGGGTTCGTGGTGCATAAAAAAGGCAttgaaataaatcaaaacaaGACCAAGGCGATTTGGAATACCAAAGCGCCAACTACCAAGAAGGAGTTGCAGTCTTtgttggggaagataaacttcttgagacaATTTGTGTCGAACATGAATGGAAAGACTATGGCATTCTCTCCTCTACTATATTTAGGTAAAGAGTCAAAGTTTAAATGGGAGCATCATCACCAAGAGGCGTTTGATTTCCTAAAAGATTATTTGATGAAGCCTCCCATGTTGGCACCATCTAGCAGAAATAAGAGCATGAAATtgtatatttcagcgtcagaGTCGACGTTGGGCAGCATGTTGGCCCAAGACGATGAAAATGGCGTTGAAAGAGCTATTTATTATCTCAGTCGAGTATTAAATAATGTTGAAACTAGGTACATTGCTATTGAAAATATGTGTTTATGTTTGTACTTCTCTTGTAGTAaaattaaacaatatataaaaccaGTCGAAGTTTATGTTTATTCCcactttgatgttattaaacatatgttatctaagcctaTCTTACACAATCAAACTGGTAAGTGGGCATTAGCATTAACCAAATATTCACTTACATATGTCCCATTAAAAGCAGTCAAAGGCCAAATTGTTCCCGATTTTATTGCTGACCACTCAGTGGTCGACATCACAGAAGCCTACGTAGGCACAAGATCTTGGCAATTATTCTTTGATGGGTCTAGACATAAAGAAGGCACTGGGGTAGGAATTTTCGTTGTGTCACCAGATGGAATCCCAACCAAATTCAGGTACAGAATTAAGGGGGACTGCTCTAATAATGAGGCTGAATATGAAGCCTTGATCATAGGGCTCCAAATTATGTTAAATGTGGGCATCAGAGATGTGGATATTAAAGGTGACTCGGAATTGGTAGTAAAACAACTGACTAAAGAGTACAAGTGTGTCAAGGAAAACCTAGTGAGATATGTTGCCACATCACTGGCTTTGGTCAGTAAATATGACAATACGTCGATCAAACATATTAGACGTGTCGACAATCAAGAGGCTAATGATTTAGGCTAA
- the LOC131593424 gene encoding G-type lectin S-receptor-like serine/threonine-protein kinase At4g27290 isoform X3, producing the protein MANFLPIKVLVIISNIVSLFFFSQLSTAVDSITQFQSLDDGNTLVSNDGTFELGFFRPGSSTNRYVGIWYKNISNRRIVWVANRDNPIKDNNSNSTMLIINQEGNLVLLTNNNQTLVWSVNITTQSLSSTSSHVAQLLDNGNFVIKDNNNNFLWQGFDFPCDTLLPDMKLGWDLKIGLNRQLTSWKNWDDPSSGDLTWGIVLNSNPEIILKKGSIEFHRSGPWNGVGFSGAPAVSVTPIVHTKFVNNSNEVYYTYSLVSKSEVSITYLNQTLDNRQRVTWVPKDNIWRVYESVPRDDCDAYNPCGSYGECIPNESPICQCLDGFVPKSPQNWNTFNWTQGCVRKIHPASKCMVNDGFGRFSRLKLPETTHTWVDANMTIVDCKKKCLENCSCTGYSNLDVRGDGSGCCIWFGDLIGLKQVSSVQQDLYVRMDASLVDSNGEVSGGDKKSHTLTIAITIPLVIVFLLVIIIFYLCKRKRKQREDRSKNIILTKMKEEEEQDFELPFFDLSTMIDATNDFSNDNKLGEGGFGPVYKGILALERREIAVKRLSESSKQGTREFKNEVILCSKLQHRNLVKVLGCCIQGEERMLIYEYMPNKSLDSFIFDPARKKLLDWSKRFNIICGIARGLLYLHQDSRLRIIHRDLKPSNILLDSDMNPKISDFGLAKICGDNQVEGNTNRVVGTQLGSCGKRGTQKN; encoded by the exons ATGGCCAATTTTCTTCCTATCAAAGTTCTTGTTATTATTTCCAATAtagtttcattatttttcttctctCAATTATCCACCGCAGTTGATTCAATCACTCAATTTCAATCTCTTGATGATGGCAATACCTTGGTTTCTAATGATGGAACTTTTGAGTTAGGATTTTTCCGACCAGGAAGTTCCACAAATCGCTATGTTGGAATATGGTACAAAAACATCTCAAATAGAAGAATAGTTTGGGTTGCAAACCGTGATAATCCAATCAAAGACAACAATTCCAACTCAACCATGTTGATCATAAACCAAGAAGGAAACCTCGTACTACTTACCAATAACAATCAAACTCTTGTTTGGTCAGTAAACATCACAACACAATCTTTGTCTTCTACAAGTTCACATGTGGCTCAACTATTAGACAATGGAAATTTTGTAATCAAAGACAACAATAATAACTTTCTATGGCAAGGTTTTGATTTTCCTTGTGATACTTTGTTGCCGGATATGAAGCTAGGTTGGGATCTAAAAATAGGTCTCAATCGTCAATTAACTTCATGGAAAAATTGGGATGATCCGTCTTCGGGAGATTTAACTTGGGGTATTGTTCTTAATAGTAATCcagaaattatattaaaaaaaggatCCATTGAGTTTCATAGGAGTGGTCCTTGGAATGGAGTTGGATTTAGTGGAGCGCCTGCGGTGAGCGTTACTCCAATTGTTcatacaaaatttgtgaacaattCAAATGAAGTTTATTATACGTATAGTCTTGTAAGCAAGAGTGAGGTCTCCATAACTTATTTGAATCAAACACTTGATAATCGTCAACGCGTTACATGggttccaaaagacaatatttggAGGGTTTATGAGTCTGTGCCAAGAGACGATTGTGATGCCTACAATCCCTGTGGTTCTTATGGAGAATGTATTCCTAACGAGTCACCTATTTGCCAGTGTTTAGATGGGTTTGTGCCTAAATCGCCGCAAAATTGGAACACTTTTAATTGGACACAAGGATGTGTACGCAAAATTCACCCTGCATCTAAATGCATGGTGAATGatggttttggaagattttctagaTTAAAATTACCGGAAACTACACATACTTGGGTCGATGCTAATATGACAATTGTGGATTGTAAGAAAAAGTGTTTGGAAAATTGTTCTTGCACGGGTTATTCAAACTTGGATGTTAGAGGAGATGGTAGTGGTTGTTGTATATGGTTTGGTGATCTTATTGGTTTGAAACAGGTTTCATCCGTTCAACAAGATCTATATGTTCGAATGGATGCTTCCTTAGTAG attcaaATGGAGAAGTTTCTGGTGGAGATAAGAAAAGTCATACTTTGACAATTGCAATCACTATTCCATTGGTCATTGTTTTCCTACTTGTGATCATAATCTTCTACCTTTGcaagagaaaaagaaagcaaaGAG AAGATAGATCAAAGaatatcattttaacaaaaatgaaagaggaagaagaacaagattTTGAGCTTCCTTTCTTCGATCTTTCCACAATGATTGACGCAACCAATGACTTTTCAAATGATAACAAGCTTGGAGAAGGTGGTTTTGGGCCGGTATATAAG gGTATACTTGCTCTAGAAAGACGAGAGATTGCCGTTAAAAGACTGTCGGAAAGTTCTAAACAAGGAACGAGAGAATTTAAAAATGAAGTTATATTATGTTCAAAACTGCAACACCGAAATCTTGTCAAAGTTCTTGGCTGTTGTATTCAAGGAGAAGAAAGGATGCTTATCTATGAATATATGCCCAACAAAAGTTTAGATTCATTTATTTTTG ATCCAGCTCGAAAGAAACTTTTAGATTGGTCAAAGCGCTTTAACATCATATGTGGAATTGCTCGTGGACTTCTTTATCTTCATCAAGATTCTAGATTGAGGATCATACATAGAGATCTAA